The genomic window GTTATGTACCGACATCAGCAAAGACGGTACGCTAGCAGGCTCCAATACCGATCTATACAGTGAGCTCGTTAAAGACTGGCCACAAATTGATTGGCAGTCATCTGGCGGCATCGGCGATTTAGACGACATTAAAGCCCTTAACCCGTGTAAGGTTGCCGGAGTGATTGTTGGTCGCGCCCTACTCGAAGGTAAATTTAGCGTTGAGGAGGCTATCGCATGCTCGCAAAACGGATAATTCCCTGCCTTGATGTCAAAGACGGTTTAGTGGTTAAAGGGGTTCAATTTCGCAATCACGAAATTATTGGTGATATTGTGCCGCTGGCAAAACGCTATGCTGAAGAAGGCGCCGACGAACTTGTGTTTTACGATATTACCGCATCAAGTGATGATCGCATCGTCGATAAAAGCTGGGTTGAGCGCATTAGCGAACAAGTTGATATTCCATTTTGTGTCGCAGGTGGCATAAAAACCATCGATGACGCTGCGAAAATTTTAGCCTTTGGCGCCGATAAAATTTCCATTAACTCCCCTGCACTTGCCAACCCTCAGTTAATTACCGATCTCACTCATGAGTTTGGGCAGCAGTGCATTGTTGTGGGAATCGACAGCTACTTTGATAGTGAGACTGGACAATATCAGGTCAAACAGTTTACTGGCGATGAATCAAAAACCCGAACCACGCAATGGCAAACTCTCGATTGGGTTAAAGAAGTGCAAGCACGTGGTGCTGGCGAAATCGTGTTAAACGTAATGAACAAAGATGGCGTGCGCGACGGTTATGATATTGAACAGCTGGCTATGGTGCGCGATGTATGTAACATTCCGCTAATTGCCTCTGGTGGCGCTGGCGCCATTGAGCATTTTCGCGATGTGTTTTTAAACGCTAATGTAGACGGCGCACTAGCCGCGAGCGTTTTTCACAAACAAATCATTGAAATTGAAACGCTTAAGCGTTCATTAAAACAAGATAATATTGAGATCAGATTATGCTAGACAACATCGAGCAATTAGATTGGGATAAAGTCGATGGCATGATGCCTGCCATCGTACAGGATAGTTTTAGCGGCGTTGTTTTGATGCTCGGGTATATGAATCAAGACGCCTTAGCAAAAACACTTGAAACCGGAAAAGTGACCTTTTTCTCACGCACTAAAAACCGCTTGTGGACCAAGGGCGAAACCTCGCAAGATTACTTACACGTCAAAGATATTAGCGTTGACTGTGACAACGATACGTTATTGATTATGGCAAACCCTGCTGGGCCAACCTGTCATTTAGGTAATCAAAGCTGCTTTAACGATAGCAAAGGCTTTGATCTTGATTTCATTAGCCAACTTAACAGTGTTATCGGCGCGCGTTATGAAGATCGCGACGAGTCGAGTTACACCGCATCGCTATTTAATCGCGGCGTTAAACGCATGGCGCAAAAAGTGGGTGAAGAAGGTGTTGAAGTCGCGCTCGCTGCAGCAACTGATGATCGCGAAGAGCTAATTAACGAGTCTTCAGATCTACTTTATCACCTGCTCGTTTTACTGCGTGGTAAAGATGTTTCTCTCGCTGAGATAATGGACAACCTCCGTAGCCGCCACAAATAAGCCAACTAGAATCTCATTGACAATTCAGCGTCGATAATAACGACGCTGAATTTTTCAGACTAAGATCTCCAAAACTCAACATTCCACTACCAATATGGGCTGTTAGTGATATTATGCGAGTGTTTAGTCATTTTCGCGCAATAACCATAATAACAATGCTCGTCAGATCCTTACTCACATTCTGCCTACTATCCTTGTTGTTCTTGGCTAATATTGTTGTGGCTGGCACAAGTGTTAATTCAAATGCTGTAGTTAAATACAAGCAACTCATCGACGTCGTTCATCTCAACGACAGCGCCAATAGTCAATTTGTTAATAACCTATTTAATGAATTAGATTCAGATAATTACAAGGGTATTCGCGCGCCGATGTACGGCCTAATTGCCAAGCTAGAGACAAATAACGGTAATGTCGATAAAGCAAAAATCGCGTTAGAGCGAGCTATTTCAGCCCTCAATAAAACCGTTAGTCACAGCTATCAAATCGATGCGTTAAATCACATCAGTTGGGTCTACATCAACCGTGGTGATTATGCGTCAGCTATATACTACTTGCAGCGAATGGCCGATTACGCCTACGAGCACAAACACATGCGCGGCCAAGCAATAGCACTTAATCGCCTTGGTCAATGTTATATTGAGCTAGGTCTTAGCTCGTTGGCGTTCCCGCCACTAGAAACAGCACTTAGCATTTCCAAACAATACGAATTTGAAAATACTGAGCTGCTCGCCCTGCTCTATCTAGCTAATGCAGCGCTCACTAGCGATAAAATGACACCACAAGAAATTCTTGCAATAGTTGACCAAGCGACGTTAATCACCAAGCGCATGAACTATGGCGAAGGTTATATCGATCGCTTACGCGGCCTCACTTATCAAAAAGTGCCACAGCACGATATTGCCCAACAATGGCTGCAAAAATCACTCGCTTTTGCCACCAGTGAACATGACGTAAGACTCCTGCGTTTAATTAACTATGACTTAGCGCAATTTTACTTCATACAACATCAAGAAGAGCTTGCATTAAGTCACGCGCAAAGCAGTTTGATGTATGCTAAACGCCTCAATCATCAAGCTGGCATTGCCAAACTTCACTATCTGCTCAGTCAAATTTATCACCGACAACAAGATAGCTCTCAAGCATATGCAAACTTGTCTGCCTACACTGACTTTCTGCGCTCTGACAGTAACCGCAATGCAATAAGCCTACTGACGTTAATGGATAAACGCATAAACAGTCTACGACAGCAAAACAAAATGGTTGAGTTAGAAAATAACCTACTGTCTACAGATCTCGCGGCACAAAAAGCCTATAACGAACGTCATACAACGGTTATCTGGTTAATGGCGGCATTATTTGTGTTTATAAGCCTGTCTGTTTCACTGTTTATTCGCCATCGCATGATGTCGATGAAAGTAGCGATATCAATGAAAGATGCATTAACCGGTGCTTATGCCAGAAGCTATCTTAAACACTTTTTACCCTTGGTAAAAAACACCTTGGCTAAAGAGCGCGATTTCAATAGTTCTTTCGGCATTATGCTCATCGACTGCGACGACTTTAAACTCATTAATGACAAATTCGGCCATGGCGGTGGCGATGCTGCGCTTAAAGCCATAGTAACAACCATTAATAGGGAAATTCGCAATCAGGACACCTTATTTAGGTGGGGTGGCGATGAATTTGTATTAATGTGTCAATCGGTATCCAAAACGCAACTTAAAGAGATTTCTAGCCGCATCAACAAAGCGGTGAGTAATTTAGCGGTCAATTATGGTAATAGTGAAATTCGTCCGACAATTTCCATTGGTTATGCACTACATTCTCATGATGAGAGTTTCAACCTCGACGAATTATTAAAGATTGCTGATGATTACCTTTACCAAAGTAAGCGTGCAGGCAAGAATGCCGCATTCGGTATCTAATCCATTGTTAATCTAACAAGTGCTAAACAATTTGTTGCGTATTAACGCTTTTCACCCATCCAACTTTCAATAATAATACCCTCTTTTTATTGATGAGTTTTGATTATGCGATCTTCGCTGCAATGGCCTTACCGCGCACTATGTCTTAGTCTATTAACTTCAAGCGCCGTGCTATCAACGCAGATAGCATCAGCTAA from Psychrobium sp. MM17-31 includes these protein-coding regions:
- the hisF gene encoding imidazole glycerol phosphate synthase subunit HisF; the protein is MLAKRIIPCLDVKDGLVVKGVQFRNHEIIGDIVPLAKRYAEEGADELVFYDITASSDDRIVDKSWVERISEQVDIPFCVAGGIKTIDDAAKILAFGADKISINSPALANPQLITDLTHEFGQQCIVVGIDSYFDSETGQYQVKQFTGDESKTRTTQWQTLDWVKEVQARGAGEIVLNVMNKDGVRDGYDIEQLAMVRDVCNIPLIASGGAGAIEHFRDVFLNANVDGALAASVFHKQIIEIETLKRSLKQDNIEIRLC
- the hisIE gene encoding bifunctional phosphoribosyl-AMP cyclohydrolase/phosphoribosyl-ATP diphosphatase HisIE gives rise to the protein MLDNIEQLDWDKVDGMMPAIVQDSFSGVVLMLGYMNQDALAKTLETGKVTFFSRTKNRLWTKGETSQDYLHVKDISVDCDNDTLLIMANPAGPTCHLGNQSCFNDSKGFDLDFISQLNSVIGARYEDRDESSYTASLFNRGVKRMAQKVGEEGVEVALAAATDDREELINESSDLLYHLLVLLRGKDVSLAEIMDNLRSRHK
- a CDS encoding GGDEF domain-containing protein: MAGTSVNSNAVVKYKQLIDVVHLNDSANSQFVNNLFNELDSDNYKGIRAPMYGLIAKLETNNGNVDKAKIALERAISALNKTVSHSYQIDALNHISWVYINRGDYASAIYYLQRMADYAYEHKHMRGQAIALNRLGQCYIELGLSSLAFPPLETALSISKQYEFENTELLALLYLANAALTSDKMTPQEILAIVDQATLITKRMNYGEGYIDRLRGLTYQKVPQHDIAQQWLQKSLAFATSEHDVRLLRLINYDLAQFYFIQHQEELALSHAQSSLMYAKRLNHQAGIAKLHYLLSQIYHRQQDSSQAYANLSAYTDFLRSDSNRNAISLLTLMDKRINSLRQQNKMVELENNLLSTDLAAQKAYNERHTTVIWLMAALFVFISLSVSLFIRHRMMSMKVAISMKDALTGAYARSYLKHFLPLVKNTLAKERDFNSSFGIMLIDCDDFKLINDKFGHGGGDAALKAIVTTINREIRNQDTLFRWGGDEFVLMCQSVSKTQLKEISSRINKAVSNLAVNYGNSEIRPTISIGYALHSHDESFNLDELLKIADDYLYQSKRAGKNAAFGI